One Methanolobus sp. WCC4 DNA segment encodes these proteins:
- a CDS encoding VWA domain-containing protein: MAAETGNNEPVTNGKIEELIAEHFPKLDRSEITGASAGFEKLHKDELEAILHAGKGALKRGMRVLIAYLGSAPHVYKKIGKDEFESWLALAREISKLSVSCCEGFFDSSLAIIEKGGLELLRSWTDTGIALSEQNKWMAIAYFKHTGQVIISTGPERFSELVNNGKNIGKVNVKVAEAYFEHLYQLKNLLTAENFESFCHITKKVINVHWLTSIELINIAVKVLPDVPPSRRQELLTAIDNIVEFGEAPAMALLRNAGQILKKADEKELTNLMEIAMDIAAIDNESAKSFLETIPKYLSILEMSEVEEWKDRGIASFLNNKPALRSFIPSVLSLGDHYDDTNKDVRSMLIDRGIISADIQPECVRSYFENASQAYNILSTEMFEEWAGTGDGIAIQDPEVGSDYYGDSIAALDKIDPQQHEEIFRIANVLLTKEGAIFGVFFKYLILFIDREEPENASKWADIGLKVYAKDRKLALDYFSNSPALLERMDMEELEEWTLKGLEAAETKEPAGKAYFSLESRGSRELVEELTGAIALKKVANVLRFYALGLSGSNFVIRSMSSLPHQFETEGMNPVIAGNTIYLAPKMGVYQEPEDNFKIYKLSVMHEVGHVRFTTPDIAQEEVDSLEERILGRYPVKDGDKAHSSGPNKEDSGPIDLLSLFPNQILAATIFGLLEDARIEYLVMDQYKGVRIDLEDVRHRMLLLRPVPEDELESFMEALLWITTGHEPEFGINEAFRIVLERTREEIDHRIFSVDSTTFSSLELAFGIYSMLDDVLGPLEEIEYRMIRNIGYRGMDVGATGPTDPMMSRTIENVIKNFIPETETDLTADEERQKEQATDRPTQAMENNWRLLGRYKYDEWDTTINDYRSEWSTINEIEPIGGTTAYYDRAMERYSNEISLLRHTFGLIRPEAFHRMKEQNDGTEIDIDAFTESLIARKCGVNPDDRLYIRWDKHERDVATLFLMDVSASTRKILGADGRSIMDVEKDALIIMSQALESIGDKYAIYAFSGKSREAVEYFVIKDFDEKLSDDVARRISILQPASNTRLGPAIRHSIKKLEHAGANTKMMVLLSDGEPYDRSRGEDAYQGDIAQEDTRVAISEGRNKGMHFFCITVDKNPGEYLDNIFSDVGYTIIDDALMLPETLPLVYKRLTT, from the coding sequence GTGGCAGCAGAAACAGGGAACAATGAACCTGTCACTAACGGAAAGATAGAAGAACTGATAGCAGAGCATTTTCCGAAACTTGACAGGTCTGAAATTACCGGAGCTTCAGCAGGGTTTGAGAAATTACATAAGGATGAGCTGGAAGCAATCCTCCATGCAGGAAAAGGTGCACTCAAACGCGGGATGAGAGTGCTTATAGCCTATCTGGGTTCTGCTCCCCATGTTTACAAAAAGATTGGCAAGGATGAGTTCGAGAGCTGGCTTGCCCTTGCAAGAGAGATATCCAAACTGAGCGTTTCCTGCTGTGAAGGATTCTTCGACTCCTCACTGGCGATCATCGAAAAAGGTGGACTCGAACTTCTGAGAAGCTGGACCGATACAGGCATAGCCCTGTCCGAACAGAACAAATGGATGGCAATAGCCTACTTCAAACATACAGGACAGGTGATCATATCCACCGGACCGGAAAGGTTCAGTGAACTGGTCAATAACGGGAAGAATATCGGAAAGGTCAACGTCAAGGTCGCAGAAGCCTATTTCGAGCACCTGTATCAGCTTAAGAACCTGCTTACGGCAGAGAACTTCGAATCCTTCTGCCATATAACGAAGAAGGTCATCAATGTCCACTGGCTCACCTCAATAGAACTCATAAACATAGCAGTGAAAGTACTACCCGATGTCCCTCCATCCAGAAGGCAGGAACTGCTCACCGCGATCGACAACATTGTGGAATTCGGTGAAGCACCTGCAATGGCACTGTTAAGGAATGCGGGACAAATTCTGAAAAAGGCTGATGAGAAGGAACTGACAAACCTCATGGAAATTGCAATGGACATTGCAGCCATTGACAATGAAAGTGCGAAGTCGTTCCTTGAGACCATCCCTAAATATCTCAGTATACTGGAAATGAGCGAGGTAGAGGAGTGGAAAGACAGGGGAATAGCTTCATTCCTGAATAACAAACCGGCACTCAGGTCCTTCATCCCATCGGTTCTTTCACTGGGTGATCACTATGATGACACGAACAAAGATGTCCGGTCCATGCTTATAGACCGGGGTATAATATCTGCAGATATACAGCCCGAATGCGTCCGTAGCTATTTTGAGAACGCTTCGCAGGCATACAATATCCTGAGCACTGAAATGTTTGAAGAATGGGCCGGAACGGGAGATGGGATCGCCATACAGGACCCTGAGGTCGGTTCCGACTATTACGGGGATTCCATCGCAGCCCTGGATAAGATAGACCCACAGCAACATGAGGAAATATTCAGGATCGCAAATGTGCTTCTTACGAAAGAAGGAGCCATCTTCGGTGTTTTCTTTAAATACCTCATTCTCTTTATCGACAGGGAAGAACCGGAGAATGCATCAAAGTGGGCCGATATCGGACTGAAGGTATATGCAAAGGACAGGAAACTCGCACTGGACTATTTCTCAAACTCGCCTGCACTACTTGAAAGAATGGACATGGAAGAGCTTGAAGAGTGGACCCTGAAAGGACTTGAGGCTGCAGAGACGAAGGAGCCTGCCGGAAAGGCCTATTTCTCACTTGAATCCAGAGGCTCCAGGGAACTCGTGGAGGAGCTCACGGGTGCGATAGCCCTCAAAAAAGTGGCCAATGTATTGCGATTCTATGCACTTGGACTATCAGGCAGCAATTTCGTGATACGCTCCATGTCATCGCTCCCGCATCAGTTTGAAACAGAGGGGATGAACCCTGTCATAGCAGGTAACACCATCTACCTTGCACCGAAGATGGGGGTCTATCAGGAGCCCGAGGACAATTTCAAGATATACAAGCTAAGTGTGATGCATGAGGTGGGACACGTACGTTTCACCACACCGGATATAGCACAGGAAGAGGTTGACTCACTCGAAGAGAGAATACTCGGAAGATATCCGGTCAAAGATGGAGATAAAGCACATTCATCTGGCCCGAACAAAGAGGACAGTGGACCCATCGATCTGCTCTCACTTTTTCCAAACCAGATACTGGCTGCAACCATATTCGGACTGCTGGAAGATGCACGTATCGAGTACCTGGTAATGGACCAATACAAGGGCGTCCGCATCGATCTTGAGGATGTAAGGCACAGGATGCTGCTCCTGAGACCTGTGCCGGAGGATGAACTTGAGAGCTTCATGGAGGCGCTATTATGGATAACTACAGGACATGAGCCTGAATTCGGAATAAATGAAGCTTTCAGGATCGTCCTTGAAAGAACCCGGGAAGAGATCGATCACAGGATCTTCAGTGTGGATTCGACCACATTCTCATCACTTGAACTGGCCTTTGGGATATACTCCATGCTTGATGATGTGTTGGGACCACTTGAAGAGATCGAGTACAGGATGATCCGAAACATCGGCTATCGCGGTATGGACGTCGGTGCCACCGGGCCCACAGACCCGATGATGTCAAGAACGATAGAGAACGTGATCAAGAACTTCATCCCTGAGACTGAGACCGACCTTACGGCCGATGAGGAAAGACAGAAGGAGCAGGCCACTGACAGACCCACACAGGCCATGGAAAATAACTGGAGGCTTCTTGGCAGGTACAAATACGACGAATGGGACACCACGATCAACGACTACCGATCGGAGTGGAGCACCATAAATGAGATAGAACCCATCGGCGGAACTACAGCCTACTATGACAGGGCAATGGAACGCTACAGTAATGAGATATCACTTCTCAGGCACACGTTCGGACTGATAAGACCCGAGGCCTTCCACCGCATGAAGGAACAGAATGATGGGACCGAGATAGACATCGATGCTTTCACGGAATCCCTCATCGCAAGGAAATGCGGTGTCAACCCGGATGACAGATTGTATATCAGATGGGATAAACACGAAAGGGATGTAGCAACCCTTTTCCTGATGGATGTGAGCGCATCCACACGCAAGATACTCGGTGCCGACGGCAGGAGTATAATGGATGTGGAGAAGGATGCGCTGATCATAATGAGCCAGGCACTGGAGAGCATCGGGGACAAATATGCCATATACGCTTTTTCGGGAAAGAGCAGGGAAGCAGTGGAATATTTCGTGATCAAGGATTTCGATGAGAAGCTCTCCGACGATGTTGCACGCAGGATAAGCATACTACAACCTGCATCCAATACCCGTCTGGGACCGGCCATACGCCATTCTATCAAAAAACTGGAACATGCAGGTGCAAATACGAAGATGATGGTACTGCTCTCTGATGGCGAACCCTATGACAGGTCAAGGGGAGAGGATGCATATCAGGGCGATATCGCACAGGAGGATACAAGGGTTGCCATCAGTGAAGGCAGGAACAAGGGAATGCATTTCTTCTGCATTACTGTGGATAAGAACCCGGGAGAATATCTGGACAACATCTTCTCAGATGTCGGATACACCATCATCGATGATGCACTTATGTTACCTGAGACGTTGCCTCTGGTGTATAAGAGACTGACAACGTAA
- a CDS encoding Glu/Leu/Phe/Val dehydrogenase — MEDIFRFADELGPAKVIHVYEPSVGLKAVLVVDNVAVGPSIGGVRMAPDVSTEECFRLARAMTLKNAVAGLPHGGGKAVIYGDPKMPQENKERLIRALASSLRDVQEYIFGPDMGTDELCMACVHDEIGRAVGLPREIGGIPLDEIGATGWGVSHAAEVALEYCDFCMEGARMVVQGFGSVGKHAARFLSEKGAILIGVADSRGTAYKPEGFDIDKLIHLKENGMSVVDYPGAEVRDIEAVIDIECEIWIPAARPDIIDEDNVHRLKTKLVIEGANIPITHEAEKYLHEKRVLCIPDFIANAGGVICAAMEYQGACEAAAFQTIEAKLRCNTREILERVACTGMVPRDVAMELAVKRVKKAMTYRRWSLFSSAPGFV; from the coding sequence ATGGAAGATATCTTTAGATTTGCAGATGAACTTGGACCAGCTAAAGTAATTCATGTCTACGAGCCTTCAGTTGGTCTAAAGGCTGTCCTGGTGGTTGATAATGTAGCTGTAGGTCCTTCCATAGGCGGCGTGCGTATGGCACCGGATGTGAGTACCGAGGAGTGCTTCAGACTGGCCCGTGCCATGACCCTGAAGAATGCAGTGGCCGGATTGCCCCATGGTGGCGGGAAAGCGGTCATCTACGGCGACCCTAAAATGCCGCAGGAGAACAAAGAGAGACTTATTCGGGCCCTTGCCTCATCCTTGCGTGATGTACAGGAATATATCTTCGGTCCCGATATGGGTACCGATGAACTGTGTATGGCCTGTGTACACGATGAGATAGGAAGAGCGGTAGGGTTGCCACGTGAAATAGGAGGCATTCCCCTTGACGAGATAGGAGCTACTGGCTGGGGAGTGAGCCATGCGGCCGAGGTTGCACTCGAGTACTGTGATTTTTGCATGGAAGGTGCAAGGATGGTGGTCCAGGGTTTTGGTTCAGTAGGAAAACATGCGGCTCGTTTCCTCTCAGAAAAAGGTGCTATACTGATAGGAGTGGCCGATTCCAGGGGAACTGCCTACAAGCCGGAAGGATTTGATATCGATAAATTGATCCATTTGAAGGAGAACGGCATGAGCGTGGTGGATTACCCGGGTGCTGAAGTACGTGATATCGAGGCTGTGATAGATATAGAATGTGAGATATGGATCCCTGCAGCCAGACCTGATATCATTGATGAGGATAATGTGCACCGTCTCAAGACCAAACTGGTGATAGAAGGAGCAAACATTCCCATCACTCATGAAGCCGAAAAATACCTTCACGAAAAAAGAGTCCTGTGCATCCCGGATTTCATTGCCAATGCCGGTGGTGTGATCTGTGCGGCCATGGAATATCAGGGAGCATGTGAAGCAGCCGCATTCCAGACAATAGAAGCGAAACTACGGTGCAATACCAGGGAAATACTTGAAAGGGTGGCTTGCACCGGAATGGTTCCCAGAGATGTTGCAATGGAACTTGCAGTTAAGAGAGTTAAAAAGGCTATGACCTACAGACGATGGTCCCTGTTCTCATCAGCTCCCGGATTTGTATGA
- a CDS encoding metal-sulfur cluster assembly factor: MVTEEEVMDVLRECYDPEIPINIVDLGFVRSIDIEDEKVRIKLTLTTPGCPMHGAIGDDVRKKVLGIEGVKDVEVKFVFDTRWTPDEMSDEAKKRMGFDDNQ, translated from the coding sequence ATGGTCACAGAGGAAGAAGTAATGGACGTCCTGCGGGAGTGCTATGACCCTGAGATCCCCATCAACATAGTGGATCTGGGTTTTGTCAGAAGTATAGATATAGAAGATGAAAAAGTACGCATCAAACTCACCCTGACAACACCCGGATGTCCTATGCACGGTGCAATAGGTGATGATGTCAGGAAGAAGGTTCTGGGTATTGAGGGTGTAAAGGATGTTGAGGTAAAGTTCGTATTCGATACCCGGTGGACCCCGGATGAGATGTCCGATGAGGCAAAGAAGAGAATGGGTTTTGATGATAACCAATGA
- a CDS encoding PGF-CTERM sorting domain-containing protein, whose amino-acid sequence MKHRLVSISLMLVVVTLAGITVTSATTDAQGVFNQTYSVEGTALDSCGICHGEAALTPYGMDALASGLDLASIEDDDSDEDGFTNIEEINALTSPGDPDDYPETMMEEEEAEAEDMEEEPVSEETSESQAPGFEIVFAIAGIVSVAYLKRKR is encoded by the coding sequence ATGAAACATAGACTAGTAAGCATTTCATTAATGTTAGTAGTGGTAACTTTAGCAGGTATAACTGTCACGTCAGCAACAACCGATGCCCAGGGTGTCTTCAATCAAACCTACAGTGTAGAAGGCACAGCACTTGATTCTTGTGGCATATGTCATGGAGAAGCAGCTTTGACACCTTATGGTATGGATGCACTGGCAAGTGGATTGGATCTTGCATCAATAGAGGATGACGATTCAGATGAAGATGGGTTTACAAACATAGAAGAGATCAATGCCCTGACATCTCCTGGAGATCCTGATGACTATCCTGAAACAATGATGGAAGAAGAAGAGGCTGAAGCTGAGGACATGGAAGAGGAACCTGTCAGCGAAGAAACATCGGAGAGTCAAGCTCCCGGATTTGAGATAGTCTTTGCAATTGCAGGAATAGTATCAGTCGCATACCTGAAAAGAAAAAGATAA
- a CDS encoding DUF123 domain-containing protein gives MYDRQVRGSFPDISEKGVYCLVFKNEDHIPDTGRFEGIRFRHGYHVYVGSALGSGGLKRLKRHVLLSLMKDKRPRWHVDHLSLSSRFDLVCVVYAVVDEPIECKLSGKLNEALSGDIIRGFGSSDCKCPSHLFHSDGCPLYVIKDVFIRSGLGPNGICFE, from the coding sequence ATGTATGACAGGCAGGTCAGGGGCAGTTTTCCGGATATATCTGAAAAAGGAGTTTACTGCCTTGTATTCAAAAATGAGGACCATATTCCTGATACCGGCCGTTTTGAAGGGATAAGGTTCAGACATGGATATCATGTATATGTGGGCTCTGCACTGGGTTCGGGAGGGCTTAAAAGACTGAAACGCCATGTGCTGCTCTCACTGATGAAAGATAAAAGACCACGCTGGCATGTGGATCACCTTTCGTTGTCTTCAAGGTTCGATCTGGTATGTGTTGTCTATGCCGTGGTGGATGAGCCAATTGAATGTAAGCTTTCAGGTAAGCTCAACGAGGCGCTGTCAGGTGATATCATACGGGGATTCGGTTCAAGTGACTGTAAATGTCCTTCTCACCTGTTCCATAGTGATGGCTGCCCACTTTATGTTATCAAGGACGTCTTCATTAGATCGGGTTTAGGGCCCAATGGCATCTGTTTTGAATGA
- a CDS encoding CbbQ/NirQ/NorQ/GpvN family protein, protein MAMKCALSEELPVDEYLITEEPYYVPVGNEVEIFTAAYRNMLPVNLKGPTGCGKTRFMEYMAWKLQRPLITIACHEDLTATDLVGRFLIKGDNVEWSDGPLTKAVRAGAICYLDEVVEARKDTIVVIHPLTDDRRIIPIDKLGIVVKAPEEFMLSVSYNPGYQSIVKDMKQSTRQRFVAIDFDYPPAELEKQIVAHESQVDETTATRLVEIGQSIRNFKHHGLEEGVSTRLLIYAGKLIQEGIEPKEACRIAMAKPITDNPDLQKSIDEIIAAIME, encoded by the coding sequence ATGGCAATGAAATGCGCTTTATCCGAGGAACTGCCGGTGGATGAATATCTGATAACAGAAGAGCCTTATTACGTACCGGTAGGCAACGAAGTGGAGATATTCACAGCCGCTTACAGGAACATGCTTCCGGTCAACCTCAAAGGGCCTACAGGATGTGGTAAGACACGTTTCATGGAATACATGGCATGGAAATTACAGCGTCCTCTGATAACCATTGCCTGCCACGAGGACCTTACGGCAACGGACCTTGTGGGACGTTTCCTGATAAAAGGAGATAATGTAGAGTGGAGTGACGGACCTCTCACAAAGGCGGTCAGGGCCGGAGCTATCTGTTACCTCGATGAGGTCGTGGAAGCCAGGAAGGACACCATAGTCGTCATTCATCCTCTCACTGATGACAGGCGTATCATACCCATCGACAAGCTCGGGATAGTCGTTAAGGCACCGGAGGAGTTCATGCTCTCGGTCTCATACAACCCCGGATACCAGAGCATCGTCAAGGACATGAAACAGAGCACCAGACAGAGATTCGTTGCCATTGATTTTGATTATCCTCCTGCCGAACTGGAAAAGCAGATCGTCGCACACGAGAGTCAGGTAGATGAGACTACAGCCACCCGGCTTGTTGAGATAGGCCAGAGCATCAGGAACTTCAAACACCACGGACTCGAGGAGGGAGTCAGCACACGTCTGCTTATCTACGCCGGAAAGCTCATTCAAGAGGGCATCGAGCCAAAGGAAGCCTGCCGGATAGCCATGGCAAAACCGATAACAGACAATCCTGACCTTCAGAAGAGTATAGACGAGATCATCGCGGCCATAATGGAGTGA
- a CDS encoding DUF2278 family protein yields MSLENYGVLKGRPKDCKCGKGKSSHYQILVHDGKNEHRIAVNISSKVPPSELLYFVDDNFTHPVTEKLEDLGLGYKRLDNTSHDICLDYVRGGLFDVSDMLPLPCDVPGPSNDLNELIQKYVKKAIGMSGSTIYAFGERWGPETFLPDSFFGFRPGSGIHDIHMNQGNSKKWQGDDAPDQDGALLIHLPEENRWIAIFLAFQSQCFNTDGSTGHCMSNGHRMGSKACDETEDVSVTEVPEGSVKIVGALADPKGVDSGKETITLFNASPKDINLDGWSLQDGPGRRSLLKGEISAGSGTRIVLSGKGIILANSGGQISLYDAQGRLMHEVKYSAKDVRSGWTIVF; encoded by the coding sequence ATGTCTCTTGAAAATTACGGGGTCCTGAAAGGCAGACCAAAGGACTGCAAATGTGGGAAGGGTAAAAGTTCCCATTACCAGATACTTGTGCACGACGGGAAGAATGAACACCGTATCGCTGTCAATATCAGTTCAAAGGTTCCTCCTTCCGAGCTGCTCTATTTTGTAGATGACAATTTTACCCACCCTGTAACTGAGAAGCTCGAAGACCTTGGGTTGGGATACAAGAGACTTGATAATACTTCACATGACATATGTCTTGACTATGTACGTGGCGGACTCTTCGATGTGTCAGACATGCTACCTTTGCCATGTGATGTCCCGGGTCCTTCAAATGACCTTAATGAGCTTATCCAGAAATATGTGAAGAAGGCCATCGGAATGAGTGGCAGCACGATCTATGCCTTTGGTGAGAGATGGGGACCGGAAACATTCCTGCCTGATAGTTTCTTTGGTTTCAGGCCGGGAAGTGGGATTCATGATATTCACATGAATCAGGGTAATTCAAAGAAATGGCAGGGCGATGATGCACCGGATCAGGATGGTGCTCTTCTTATCCATCTGCCCGAGGAGAACAGGTGGATAGCTATCTTCCTTGCTTTCCAGTCTCAGTGTTTCAACACTGATGGTTCAACAGGACACTGTATGTCCAACGGACACAGGATGGGTTCAAAAGCATGTGATGAAACAGAAGATGTTTCTGTCACAGAGGTTCCCGAAGGTTCAGTGAAGATAGTCGGGGCACTCGCAGACCCCAAAGGTGTGGATTCAGGAAAGGAGACTATCACCCTTTTCAATGCCTCTCCAAAAGATATCAACCTTGATGGCTGGTCCCTTCAGGATGGTCCGGGAAGACGTTCATTGCTCAAAGGTGAAATAAGTGCAGGTTCAGGTACCCGCATAGTTCTTTCAGGGAAAGGTATCATACTTGCGAACAGCGGTGGTCAGATCTCTCTCTATGATGCTCAGGGCAGACTGATGCACGAGGTAAAATATTCAGCAAAGGATGTGAGGTCCGGCTGGACCATTGTATTCTGA
- a CDS encoding VIT domain-containing protein produces MDFKKSSARAMVLLLLFLACVSLMMPSMAQSNIGSDYMDIDIRIHDGYAITTVEEKLDNTGNTSVTDKFQFLIPEGAFMSAFSITIDGVEYQADILETEEAEQRFAEAVSSGRTAGLLETRDTELFSYSLNFEANQSIIVKLTYEQALSRTMDEYEYLQYLQSNHVVEDLSVTVDISSSTDVLSVETPGLETDISYPSTDTAKVEYTSEGMPGSDMTVVFETENTDMDGEMLFYEIDGTGYFMHIFSPTAEELGTSPLNKDIIFVVDKSGSMYGLKMEQVKEAFSSIIAELPEGDRFNIVFFDSDSMPYSAEILMANEDNKAQAVAEVLVTEAGGGTNINYVLIEALGMFYNESENVPIVVFLTDGEPTGGVTSTAVIRQNVLEANDVDAAIFSIAFGDEYSYDFNFLQALSLENKGIAVYFEENSEASAGISDFYETISTPLVTDLMFTYDGGRNVILTGKDHLFVGSEAIILGNYEMGTSTVTARADGNTRDGVYDSENVFSVLTSDSNDFIPRLWAYNTIRDKLDMMKVEGETEELVSEVTALSLEYGFVTPYTSFFVEIPQPEEPEEDVSDSAEYAEETAMDVYPAEEMVVEEEMPIEEPEEEAMEEYAEEESPGFGLMLALSMFGLAMLAFRNRKE; encoded by the coding sequence ATGGATTTTAAAAAAAGCTCTGCAAGGGCTATGGTTCTATTGCTTTTATTCTTAGCATGTGTATCGTTGATGATGCCTTCCATGGCACAATCGAATATAGGGTCCGACTATATGGACATAGATATCAGGATCCACGATGGTTATGCAATAACCACCGTTGAGGAAAAACTTGACAACACGGGTAATACTTCTGTAACGGATAAGTTCCAGTTCCTGATTCCTGAGGGCGCTTTCATGTCGGCGTTCTCCATCACTATAGATGGAGTGGAGTATCAGGCCGACATCCTCGAGACTGAAGAGGCTGAGCAGAGATTCGCAGAGGCTGTATCAAGCGGAAGGACGGCCGGTCTGCTGGAAACAAGGGATACCGAACTGTTCTCCTATTCACTGAACTTCGAGGCGAACCAGAGCATCATTGTTAAACTCACCTACGAGCAGGCTCTTTCAAGGACCATGGACGAGTATGAGTACTTACAATATCTTCAGAGCAATCATGTAGTGGAAGACCTGAGCGTTACCGTGGATATCAGTTCATCCACAGATGTCCTTAGTGTTGAGACACCGGGACTTGAGACAGATATCTCCTATCCATCCACCGACACTGCAAAGGTGGAATACACTTCAGAAGGCATGCCGGGTTCGGATATGACCGTTGTCTTCGAAACAGAGAACACTGACATGGACGGTGAGATGCTGTTCTATGAGATAGATGGAACAGGATATTTCATGCATATATTCTCACCAACTGCAGAAGAGCTGGGAACGTCCCCGCTTAACAAGGACATCATCTTTGTGGTCGATAAGTCCGGTTCCATGTATGGTTTAAAGATGGAGCAGGTAAAGGAAGCATTCTCCAGCATCATAGCCGAACTGCCTGAAGGTGACCGTTTCAATATCGTGTTCTTTGATTCAGATTCCATGCCATATAGTGCGGAGATCCTTATGGCAAACGAGGACAATAAGGCTCAGGCAGTAGCAGAAGTTCTTGTCACAGAGGCAGGTGGTGGTACAAACATCAACTATGTGTTGATCGAAGCACTTGGTATGTTCTATAATGAAAGCGAGAATGTTCCAATCGTGGTGTTCCTCACGGATGGTGAACCGACAGGAGGCGTCACTTCCACTGCGGTGATAAGGCAGAACGTGCTGGAAGCAAATGATGTGGATGCGGCTATATTCTCCATAGCTTTTGGTGATGAATACAGTTACGATTTCAATTTCCTGCAGGCCCTGAGTCTGGAGAACAAAGGTATAGCGGTCTATTTCGAGGAGAATTCCGAGGCATCGGCTGGTATCAGTGACTTCTATGAGACCATTTCAACACCACTTGTAACGGACCTCATGTTCACCTATGATGGAGGCCGCAATGTGATTCTCACAGGAAAGGACCATCTTTTCGTGGGATCAGAGGCAATCATCCTTGGTAATTATGAGATGGGTACATCAACTGTTACTGCAAGGGCAGATGGTAACACAAGGGACGGGGTTTATGATTCAGAGAATGTGTTCTCTGTCCTGACATCCGATTCAAATGACTTCATCCCGCGTCTCTGGGCCTACAACACCATCAGGGACAAACTCGACATGATGAAGGTCGAAGGCGAGACTGAAGAACTGGTCTCTGAAGTGACCGCTCTCTCACTTGAATACGGTTTTGTCACTCCATATACATCTTTCTTCGTGGAGATCCCACAGCCGGAAGAACCGGAAGAAGATGTGTCTGATTCTGCGGAGTATGCCGAGGAAACAGCGATGGATGTATATCCGGCAGAAGAAATGGTTGTGGAAGAGGAGATGCCCATAGAGGAGCCTGAGGAAGAAGCGATGGAAGAATATGCAGAAGAGGAATCTCCCGGATTCGGTCTGATGCTTGCTCTTTCCATGTTCGGACTTGCTATGCTTGCTTTCAGGAACAGGAAAGAATAG
- a CDS encoding carboxymuconolactone decarboxylase family protein, with protein MPENMKDTNDAKDVKGFKPRAVVYAKKLDEGFSEAVAEFYSSVWEEKEGGLSKKQKHLMVFAIACASQKTDSAVKILQRLKKYDATAQEIKDVMMLAAWTGGIQNFTNFTPKILEEMERLEF; from the coding sequence ATGCCAGAGAATATGAAAGATACGAATGATGCAAAGGATGTGAAAGGTTTCAAGCCAAGGGCCGTTGTCTATGCAAAGAAGCTGGACGAGGGCTTCTCAGAAGCTGTGGCAGAATTCTATAGTTCCGTATGGGAAGAGAAAGAGGGAGGTCTTTCCAAGAAACAGAAGCATTTGATGGTATTCGCTATTGCCTGTGCCAGCCAGAAGACAGACAGTGCTGTTAAGATCCTTCAGAGATTGAAGAAGTACGATGCAACTGCACAGGAGATCAAAGATGTCATGATGCTGGCCGCGTGGACCGGTGGGATACAGAACTTTACTAACTTTACACCTAAGATACTTGAAGAAATGGAAAGGCTGGAGTTCTGA